Proteins encoded together in one Falco peregrinus isolate bFalPer1 chromosome 2, bFalPer1.pri, whole genome shotgun sequence window:
- the LOC101911252 gene encoding vasotocin-neurophysin VT produces the protein MQSERQGGRLPLARVAQLRAPSTMAEPSLPLSFLCLLALSSACYIQNCPRGGKRALADTALRQCMPCGPGNRGNCFGPGICCGAELGCYLGTAETQRCAEEDYLPSPCQAGGQPCGSGGRCAAPGICCTAETCAMDGSCLDEGSDGAQEAAEKNLTVLDGSAGDLLLKLMHLANRQQQQQGKHPLL, from the exons ATGCAAAGCGAGCGGCAGGGCGGCCGGCTTCCCCTGGCACGCGTGGCACAGCTGCGGGCACCCTCCACCATGGCAGAGCCTTCGctgcccctctccttcctctgcctcctcgCCTTGTCCTCTGCCTGCTACATCCAGAACTGCCCCCGGGGCGGCAAGCGGGCGCTGGCTGACACAGCCCTCCGACAG TGCATGCCCTGTGGCCCCGGGAACAGAGGCAACTGCTTTGGCCCTGGCATCTGCTGTGGTGCAGAGCTTGGCTGCTACCTGGGCACGGCAGAGACCCAGCGCTGCGCCGAGGAAGACTACCTGCCTTCACCCTGCCAGGCTGGCGGCCAGCCCTGCGGCTCCGGCGGCCGCTGTGCTGCGCCCGGCATCTGCTGCACTGCCG AAACCTGTGCAATGGATGGCAGCTGCCTGGACGAAGGCAGCGACGGGGCTCAGGAGGCGGCGGAGAAGAACCTGACGGTGCTGGATGGCTCGGCCGGGGATCTGCTCCTCAAGCTCATGCACTTGGCGAaccggcagcagcagcagcagggcaagcaTCCCCTCCTCTGA